In Pseudomonas sp. R76, one genomic interval encodes:
- the tnpC gene encoding IS66 family transposase translates to MTLVTDSLPNDLQALKTLVSAQRAEIERLRMMIAKLRRTQFGRSSEQLDAMIDQLQLSLEELQVSQAEMTPPVEPAPRAVLRRKPLPEHLPRETHVHQPESQCTGCGGKLRYLGEDVSEVLEYVPARFKVIRHVRPKMVCSCCEHIAQVPAPSRPIARGLAGPGLLAHVLVSKFVDHLPLYRQSEIYAREGVELERSTLADWVGQSSQLLRPLVNALEHHVMSGHKVHADDTPIGVLAPGNGKIKTARLWTYVRDDRPAGDSTPAAVWFAYSPDRKGQHPRAHLKSFSGILQADGYAGFAQLYATGTIEEAACWAHARRKFYDVYKDQASPLAAEALQRIAALYAIESEIRGQPPDQRKAIRQSRASPLLVHLHAWLNQTLTQLSKKSALGGAILYALNRWQALMRYCDDGRIEIDNNAAERALRAVALGRKNYLFAGSDAGGERAAAIYSLVGTAKLNGLNPQGYLTYVLEHIAEHPINRVSELLPWNISLNHTEHCEAA, encoded by the coding sequence ATGACTCTCGTGACCGACTCCCTGCCGAACGATCTTCAAGCCTTGAAGACTCTGGTCTCTGCCCAGCGGGCAGAGATTGAGCGCTTGAGAATGATGATCGCCAAGCTGCGTCGTACGCAGTTCGGTCGCAGCTCCGAGCAACTGGACGCGATGATCGATCAACTTCAGTTGAGCCTTGAAGAGCTGCAAGTCAGCCAAGCCGAAATGACACCGCCAGTCGAACCGGCACCTCGCGCAGTTTTGCGCCGCAAACCATTGCCCGAACACCTGCCTCGCGAAACTCACGTGCATCAGCCTGAGTCGCAATGCACGGGCTGCGGTGGGAAGCTTCGCTATTTGGGTGAGGATGTTTCCGAAGTGCTGGAGTACGTTCCGGCACGTTTCAAAGTCATTCGCCATGTCCGTCCGAAGATGGTTTGCAGTTGCTGCGAGCACATCGCCCAGGTGCCGGCGCCGAGTCGTCCAATAGCCAGAGGCCTTGCAGGCCCGGGGTTGTTGGCCCATGTGCTGGTCTCCAAGTTTGTCGATCATCTGCCGCTGTACCGGCAGTCCGAGATCTACGCCCGTGAGGGCGTGGAGCTGGAGCGCTCAACCCTGGCCGACTGGGTGGGCCAGAGCAGCCAATTGCTCAGGCCACTGGTCAACGCGCTTGAGCACCACGTCATGAGCGGTCACAAAGTCCATGCCGACGACACGCCGATTGGCGTGCTCGCGCCGGGCAACGGCAAGATCAAAACGGCTCGCCTGTGGACATACGTGCGCGACGACCGACCTGCGGGTGACTCGACACCGGCGGCGGTCTGGTTTGCCTATTCGCCGGATCGCAAGGGGCAACATCCGCGCGCTCATCTCAAGAGTTTCAGCGGGATCTTGCAGGCTGACGGCTACGCCGGTTTTGCTCAACTGTATGCGACAGGCACTATTGAGGAAGCCGCCTGCTGGGCTCATGCCCGACGCAAGTTTTACGATGTCTACAAAGACCAGGCTTCACCCCTTGCCGCCGAGGCGCTGCAACGGATTGCGGCCCTGTATGCCATCGAGAGCGAAATTCGAGGGCAACCGCCCGACCAACGCAAAGCGATTCGGCAAAGCCGGGCCAGTCCGCTGCTGGTACACCTGCACGCATGGCTTAATCAGACGCTGACTCAACTGTCGAAAAAGTCGGCATTGGGCGGTGCAATCCTCTATGCCCTCAACCGGTGGCAGGCCTTAATGCGCTACTGCGATGACGGCCGAATCGAAATCGACAACAACGCTGCCGAACGGGCGCTACGCGCCGTCGCGCTGGGCCGCAAAAACTACCTGTTTGCCGGTTCCGATGCCGGCGGAGAACGAGCCGCAGCGATTTACAGCCTGGTGGGTACTGCCAAGCTAAACGGGTTAAACCCACAGGGCTATCTGACCTACGTGCTTGAACACATTGCCGAACACCCGATCAATCGGGTGAGCGAGTTGCTGCCCTGGAACATATCCTTGAACCACACTGAACACTGTGAGGCCGCCTGA
- a CDS encoding plasmid pRiA4b ORF-3 family protein, with protein MVKTVRLPKPAPDLLLLHIELKWITPKIWRRFAVPENITLGKLHHVIQIVMGWSDSHLHEFEIAGENYGMPDPDGWGPTVNPEARKTLIKALNGRRTFNYLYDFGDSWHHSIKVEKTLPAIACPQVPYCIDGANACPPEDVGGGPGYEEFLEAMANPNHPEHDAMVEWHGDVFDPAAFECERVNQWFKRIKV; from the coding sequence ATGGTTAAAACTGTCCGTTTACCCAAACCCGCCCCCGACCTGTTGCTGCTGCACATCGAGCTGAAGTGGATCACTCCGAAGATTTGGCGTCGGTTCGCGGTGCCTGAAAACATCACCTTGGGAAAATTGCACCATGTCATCCAGATCGTGATGGGCTGGAGTGATAGCCATCTGCATGAGTTTGAAATTGCCGGTGAGAATTACGGCATGCCCGACCCTGATGGCTGGGGGCCGACGGTAAACCCGGAAGCCCGTAAAACGCTGATCAAGGCGCTGAACGGAAGGCGGACATTTAATTATCTCTACGACTTTGGTGACAGTTGGCATCACAGTATCAAGGTCGAAAAAACGCTACCCGCTATTGCCTGTCCTCAGGTGCCGTACTGCATCGACGGCGCCAATGCTTGCCCACCGGAAGACGTGGGTGGCGGGCCTGGTTACGAGGAGTTTCTGGAGGCGATGGCCAACCCCAATCATCCAGAGCATGACGCCATGGTTGAATGGCATGGCGATGTTTTTGATCCAGCGGCATTTGAGTGCGAGCGCGTGAACCAGTGGTTTAAACGGATTAAGGTTTGA
- a CDS encoding sensor histidine kinase, with the protein MPHIPAPFPPNEDERALSLEHLGVLDSAPEKEFDDIVVLASTLCEVPVALVSLMDRERQWFKACVGLDVRETHRDLAFCAHAILAPADVLTVEDARLDPRFEHSALVLGPPYIRFYAGAPIIDDTGHALGTVCVIDTKPRTLTAPQRTALLALARQTASLLQLRLLRHQIERRAEMLEQELAQANALNQVAEESLRHAKRISSLGMVTASIAHDFNNILQALSASLQMIRLRARRPKAVEQFSDTGLQAVEQGRQLVNHLLSCVRLDSPNLVCVDVNARLDAMRDVLFHTATESVELTFDLSAPDTAVMCEEAQLNAAVLNLLTNARDALGSAGSICISTRLMRVDDDVTLAGGNYVVLSVTDTGPGIPDDLAAKIFDPFFTTKQRGKGTGLGLSQVRKFAENAGGTVMVDNAPEKGTVVSLYLKSLGRIDSAINPT; encoded by the coding sequence ATGCCCCACATTCCTGCCCCCTTTCCTCCGAACGAGGATGAAAGAGCCCTGTCGCTAGAGCATCTCGGGGTGCTGGACTCAGCTCCGGAGAAAGAATTCGACGATATCGTCGTGCTCGCGAGCACCTTGTGTGAAGTACCGGTCGCGCTGGTTTCTCTGATGGATAGAGAACGTCAGTGGTTCAAGGCGTGCGTCGGGCTGGACGTGAGGGAGACGCATCGGGATCTGGCGTTTTGCGCGCACGCGATCCTGGCTCCCGCCGATGTGTTGACTGTCGAAGATGCCAGACTCGACCCGCGCTTTGAACACAGCGCGCTGGTGCTAGGCCCGCCCTACATTCGCTTTTACGCGGGAGCTCCTATCATTGACGATACGGGGCACGCTCTGGGTACGGTGTGCGTGATTGATACCAAGCCGCGAACCCTGACAGCACCACAGCGCACGGCATTGTTGGCATTGGCGAGACAGACCGCTTCGTTGTTGCAATTGCGCCTGCTCAGACATCAAATAGAGCGTCGAGCAGAAATGCTTGAACAAGAACTGGCTCAGGCGAATGCACTTAATCAAGTGGCCGAAGAGTCACTGCGTCACGCCAAGCGTATCTCCTCCTTGGGAATGGTCACGGCCAGTATTGCGCACGACTTCAACAATATTCTTCAAGCGCTAAGCGCAAGTTTGCAGATGATCCGCTTGCGCGCCAGACGACCAAAAGCCGTCGAGCAATTTAGTGATACCGGATTGCAGGCGGTCGAACAGGGACGGCAGTTGGTCAATCATCTGCTTTCTTGTGTTCGACTCGACAGCCCAAATTTGGTGTGCGTTGACGTTAATGCTCGACTTGATGCAATGCGCGATGTGTTGTTTCACACCGCGACCGAAAGTGTTGAGCTGACTTTCGACCTGTCAGCCCCCGACACCGCAGTGATGTGTGAAGAAGCCCAGTTGAATGCAGCTGTCTTGAACCTTCTCACAAATGCCAGGGATGCGCTCGGGTCAGCAGGAAGTATCTGCATTTCAACGCGACTGATGCGGGTTGATGATGACGTAACACTGGCTGGAGGCAATTACGTCGTGCTCAGCGTCACTGATACCGGGCCAGGTATACCAGATGACCTGGCGGCTAAAATTTTTGATCCTTTTTTCACCACAAAGCAAAGAGGAAAAGGTACGGGCTTGGGCTTATCGCAAGTCCGTAAGTTCGCAGAGAACGCTGGGGGCACCGTCATGGTTGATAATGCACCCGAGAAGGGAACAGTCGTATCTTTGTACTTGAAATCATTGGGTCGAATCGACTCTGCGATTAATCCCACATAA
- a CDS encoding helix-turn-helix domain-containing protein, whose product MFLSLEVRSYEREDRHHHHEHAQLVLPIRGEMEIDVNGRGGCIDQSLAALVTPGSIHSQQTNLDSRFLVLDCAPTIMETLQIERLAQKIYVPISPATRRLIEFAELIGNAQLSIAASQLGPLLLSSLNPDISRFPDPMKQLIARIQADPGANWSNERMAQVAKMSMSQMHQRFRLMFEMSPQVWLTDLRLQEAQRWLRGTSLTISEIALRAGFSDQASLTRAMQRVRATTPAVYRKTQKQSG is encoded by the coding sequence ATGTTTCTTAGTCTTGAAGTTCGCAGCTATGAGAGGGAAGACCGTCACCACCACCACGAGCATGCTCAATTGGTACTGCCGATTCGTGGCGAAATGGAAATTGACGTAAACGGTCGCGGCGGCTGCATTGATCAGTCATTGGCAGCGCTTGTGACACCTGGCTCGATCCATTCGCAGCAGACTAACCTCGATAGCCGTTTTTTAGTTTTGGACTGTGCGCCGACGATTATGGAAACGCTCCAGATCGAGCGTCTTGCTCAGAAAATATATGTGCCCATTTCCCCCGCTACTCGTCGACTTATAGAGTTCGCTGAGCTAATCGGCAATGCACAATTGTCCATCGCGGCCTCCCAATTGGGGCCTCTGCTTTTATCGTCTCTAAATCCGGATATCTCCCGCTTTCCAGACCCCATGAAGCAGTTGATCGCTCGTATTCAGGCGGATCCTGGAGCGAACTGGAGCAATGAACGCATGGCTCAAGTAGCAAAAATGAGCATGAGTCAGATGCACCAACGTTTCCGGCTAATGTTCGAGATGAGTCCGCAAGTTTGGTTGACTGATTTACGCCTGCAAGAAGCTCAACGATGGTTGCGTGGAACCTCATTGACCATATCCGAGATTGCCTTGCGTGCCGGCTTTAGCGACCAGGCATCGCTGACCCGTGCCATGCAGCGCGTGAGGGCCACGACCCCGGCGGTTTATCGTAAAACGCAAAAACAGTCTGGGTAA
- the tnpB gene encoding IS66 family insertion sequence element accessory protein TnpB (TnpB, as the term is used for proteins encoded by IS66 family insertion elements, is considered an accessory protein, since TnpC, encoded by a neighboring gene, is a DDE family transposase.), with translation MIAPPAGTRIWIAAGVTDMRRGFDGLAAQVQTQLEADPFSGQIFAFRGRRGDRIKLLWWDGDGLCLFCKRLEQGRFVWPQATSGSVSLTAAQLSMLLEGIDWRRPIRTAPVLAV, from the coding sequence ATGATTGCTCCGCCCGCTGGAACCCGTATCTGGATCGCCGCCGGCGTCACGGATATGCGCCGTGGCTTCGATGGTTTAGCGGCACAGGTGCAGACACAGTTGGAAGCCGACCCGTTTTCCGGTCAGATCTTTGCCTTTCGCGGACGGCGCGGTGACCGGATCAAGCTGTTGTGGTGGGATGGCGACGGCTTGTGTCTGTTTTGCAAACGGTTGGAACAAGGGCGCTTCGTCTGGCCGCAAGCAACCAGCGGCAGCGTGTCGCTGACGGCTGCGCAGTTATCGATGCTGTTGGAAGGTATTGATTGGCGCAGGCCAATTCGTACAGCACCCGTCCTCGCGGTCTGA
- the tnpA gene encoding IS66-like element accessory protein TnpA: protein MDNVAPARRTGRRPNFSLAFKRQVVEATLQPGASVSLIAREHDVNANLVFRWRHQYQEGLFGTVSQSATLLPVRVIEAPIDLPHVVQPQAECHSEIAVEVGKARLRITGAPDPQTLQFVLQQLLR, encoded by the coding sequence TTGGATAACGTTGCCCCCGCTCGTCGAACCGGCCGCCGCCCCAACTTCTCGCTGGCGTTCAAACGCCAAGTCGTCGAGGCGACCCTCCAGCCTGGCGCCTCCGTGTCGTTGATCGCTCGTGAACATGACGTCAATGCCAACCTAGTGTTTCGCTGGCGGCATCAATATCAGGAGGGGTTATTCGGCACCGTCAGCCAGAGCGCAACGCTTTTGCCCGTCCGGGTGATTGAGGCGCCAATCGATCTGCCACACGTCGTCCAGCCACAGGCGGAGTGTCATTCCGAGATCGCAGTTGAGGTTGGAAAAGCCAGGCTGCGTATCACGGGCGCACCCGATCCGCAGACGCTGCAATTCGTCTTGCAGCAGTTGCTGCGATGA
- a CDS encoding LysR family transcriptional regulator: MELHNLNDIAAFVGSVNAGSFTAAAKQLGLTRSAVGKSIVRLEARLQVRLLNRTTRSLSMTDDGQVLYERCVGVLQDLDDVEDALAFRRSTPSGRLRMSLPVALGRLHVLQHIECCLKDWPSLSVDITFSDRLVDLIDEGFDLAMRIGPPKEDSRLLTRTVAYQQMITCASPKYLAEHAEPKTPEDLSEHQCLHFVSGGRLLPWNFRLNGSSVSVTHGGRLQMDSAESLHQSAVACLGIATLPSYVVNDDLRSGKLVQLLAGYAEAAEPVRVIYPSKRHLSPKIRLFIDKLVEAWSPCPPWEQHSAEGIHSA; encoded by the coding sequence ATGGAACTCCATAACCTGAATGACATTGCCGCGTTTGTGGGCTCGGTAAACGCTGGAAGCTTCACTGCGGCGGCAAAACAGCTTGGCCTTACGCGCTCTGCAGTGGGGAAGTCGATAGTCAGGCTTGAGGCTCGTTTACAGGTACGTTTACTGAATCGCACTACGCGAAGTTTAAGCATGACGGATGACGGCCAGGTTCTGTATGAGCGCTGTGTGGGCGTTCTTCAGGATCTGGACGACGTGGAGGATGCCCTTGCGTTTCGTCGTTCGACACCCAGTGGGCGACTGCGGATGAGTCTGCCGGTTGCGCTGGGCAGACTTCATGTCCTTCAGCACATTGAGTGCTGCCTTAAGGATTGGCCCTCCCTGAGCGTGGATATCACCTTTTCTGACAGGCTGGTCGATCTGATCGATGAGGGATTTGATTTGGCCATGCGCATCGGGCCACCGAAGGAAGATTCTCGGTTGTTAACGCGCACTGTGGCCTACCAACAAATGATTACCTGCGCTTCCCCCAAATATTTGGCTGAGCACGCCGAGCCTAAAACGCCGGAGGATTTATCCGAGCACCAGTGCCTGCATTTCGTGAGTGGTGGGAGATTGCTTCCTTGGAATTTTCGCTTGAATGGTAGCTCTGTGTCCGTTACTCATGGTGGAAGGCTACAGATGGACAGTGCTGAGTCATTACACCAGTCAGCTGTAGCTTGCCTGGGCATCGCGACTCTTCCTTCCTACGTGGTGAACGACGATTTGAGGAGCGGCAAGCTTGTTCAATTGCTCGCTGGGTATGCAGAGGCCGCAGAGCCTGTTCGGGTGATCTACCCTAGCAAGCGGCACCTCTCTCCAAAAATTCGACTCTTCATCGATAAGCTCGTGGAGGCTTGGTCACCATGCCCACCATGGGAGCAGCATTCTGCGGAAGGCATTCACTCTGCATGA
- a CDS encoding alpha/beta hydrolase produces the protein MNTKVQAAVQTWANSLSDLVPVLKGIDTTTKMSDIRDSYAKMLAQNPAPAGVKFEAVDMGGVPGTLVTPDEIKTDAVVMYIHGGAYIVGRPDGYHGIGGNYAEMLGARVYMPDYRLAPEHKFPASIDDTLRAYEWLLEQKIPANKIAFSGESAGGAMVVSVMVAAKSKGLPLPAVGSSISPWANLEHTGASMSNREGLDPLNSKPVLDILARAFLGDTLANHPLASPVFADVTGLPPILVQIGENELMLSDAMRLATHLADNRVRVNLEVSPAMFHAWHFYATMLPEGKQAMESSVRFIEAALADANH, from the coding sequence ATGAACACTAAAGTCCAAGCAGCCGTCCAAACTTGGGCCAATAGCCTTAGCGATCTGGTACCCGTTCTTAAGGGAATCGATACCACCACAAAAATGAGCGACATCCGCGACTCTTACGCAAAAATGCTCGCGCAAAATCCAGCGCCAGCTGGCGTTAAATTCGAAGCAGTCGACATGGGTGGCGTACCCGGCACACTGGTTACTCCGGACGAGATCAAAACCGACGCGGTCGTGATGTACATTCACGGCGGCGCCTACATTGTAGGACGTCCAGACGGCTACCACGGTATCGGCGGCAACTACGCGGAAATGCTCGGTGCTCGTGTGTACATGCCGGACTACCGCCTCGCTCCTGAGCACAAGTTTCCAGCATCTATTGACGACACATTGCGCGCTTACGAATGGTTGCTTGAGCAGAAAATCCCGGCTAACAAAATTGCGTTCTCTGGCGAGTCGGCTGGCGGCGCAATGGTTGTCAGCGTCATGGTCGCGGCTAAATCGAAAGGGCTTCCATTGCCTGCGGTTGGCTCCTCCATCTCACCATGGGCGAACCTTGAACACACCGGTGCTTCCATGAGCAACCGCGAAGGCCTGGATCCTCTGAACTCCAAGCCTGTCTTGGACATCCTCGCCAGAGCATTCCTAGGCGACACATTGGCCAATCATCCTCTGGCCTCTCCTGTGTTCGCGGATGTCACCGGGCTTCCGCCAATTCTGGTGCAGATCGGCGAGAACGAGCTGATGTTGAGTGATGCAATGCGCCTTGCAACTCACCTGGCTGATAACCGCGTTCGCGTGAATCTGGAAGTATCGCCAGCGATGTTCCACGCCTGGCACTTCTACGCCACCATGTTGCCAGAAGGTAAGCAGGCTATGGAGAGTTCCGTTCGCTTCATCGAGGCTGCCTTGGCCGACGCTAACCACTAA
- a CDS encoding histone-like nucleoid-structuring protein, MvaT/MvaU family: MSKLAEFRQLEKHLAEQLQALEALKGDAGLKKEIEFETKLRDLLAKYGYSLKDVINLLDPQAGRRAPVSEPKAKRKARQVKVYKNPHTGETIETKGGNHRGLKQWKSDHGAATVESWLNK; the protein is encoded by the coding sequence ATGTCCAAACTCGCAGAATTTCGCCAGCTTGAAAAACATCTCGCCGAACAGCTTCAAGCGCTTGAGGCCCTGAAGGGCGACGCTGGTCTTAAGAAAGAAATTGAATTCGAAACGAAGCTGCGCGATTTGCTCGCAAAATACGGCTACAGCCTGAAAGACGTGATCAATCTGCTTGATCCACAAGCAGGTCGTCGCGCTCCAGTATCCGAGCCTAAAGCCAAACGCAAGGCCCGCCAGGTGAAGGTTTATAAGAACCCACACACCGGTGAAACCATTGAGACGAAAGGTGGTAATCACAGAGGCTTGAAACAGTGGAAAAGTGATCACGGCGCGGCGACTGTTGAGTCCTGGCTCAACAAGTAG
- a CDS encoding chloride channel protein produces MIKPIMLLRRGFASMRWRTRVTLWIAATIAGLLVVAFARLADMALAQFAQQTAERAWLPLVYTPMIGMLVVWLTTRFFVGAQGSGIPQVIAATRLARQGKPINRLVSLRIAFAKISLGTLALTGGFSAGREGPSVQVAASIMQFFHRFLPNARIVRSEDLILAGGAAGIAAAFNTPLAGIAFAVEELGRKLETRTSGVLLSTIILSGMVAIALQGNYNYFGHFGIQDINLDIVVPALVIGIGCGLLGGLFSRMLLWPQRHPHFIIWQWRRLHPVWFAGICGLVVAILGWLSGGMSFGSGYGITSQVIASDVVLPWHAPITRFLATVVTYFSGIPGGIFAPSLAVGAAVGANTAELFHLAAQPTIALCMVGFLAAVTQSPITSAIIVMEMIDSHSMVISLMAVALIAKAVSSRMGPELYQQLARGFLESAEAATRPKNPTQ; encoded by the coding sequence GTGATCAAGCCGATAATGCTGTTACGCCGAGGCTTCGCCTCCATGCGCTGGCGCACCAGGGTAACGCTATGGATTGCAGCAACCATTGCTGGGCTGCTGGTGGTGGCTTTCGCTAGGCTGGCAGACATGGCCTTGGCGCAGTTTGCTCAACAGACCGCTGAGCGAGCGTGGCTTCCGCTTGTTTACACCCCAATGATCGGCATGCTCGTAGTCTGGCTGACAACGCGCTTTTTTGTGGGCGCCCAAGGTAGCGGAATTCCTCAGGTAATCGCAGCAACACGACTTGCGCGTCAAGGTAAGCCCATTAACAGACTGGTTTCATTGCGCATTGCTTTCGCCAAGATAAGCCTTGGAACTCTGGCGCTGACGGGCGGCTTTTCGGCGGGGCGTGAAGGCCCCTCAGTGCAAGTTGCCGCATCCATCATGCAATTCTTTCACCGCTTCCTGCCCAATGCGCGAATCGTGCGCAGCGAGGATCTCATTCTGGCGGGAGGTGCAGCGGGTATTGCGGCAGCATTCAACACGCCCTTGGCAGGGATCGCATTCGCGGTAGAAGAACTTGGACGCAAGCTGGAGACCCGTACCAGCGGGGTTCTTCTCAGCACCATTATCCTCTCTGGGATGGTTGCCATTGCCTTGCAGGGAAACTACAACTATTTCGGTCACTTCGGCATTCAGGACATCAACCTCGACATAGTCGTCCCGGCATTAGTCATAGGAATTGGTTGTGGGCTTTTGGGTGGTTTATTTAGTCGAATGTTGTTATGGCCGCAGCGGCATCCACACTTCATCATCTGGCAGTGGCGGCGTCTGCACCCGGTGTGGTTTGCCGGCATCTGTGGATTGGTCGTCGCTATATTGGGTTGGCTGAGCGGCGGAATGTCGTTCGGTAGTGGCTACGGCATTACCTCTCAGGTCATCGCATCTGATGTAGTCCTGCCATGGCACGCCCCCATCACCCGATTCTTAGCGACCGTAGTGACCTACTTCTCTGGTATTCCAGGAGGTATTTTTGCCCCTTCGCTTGCTGTAGGGGCAGCAGTAGGCGCCAATACCGCAGAGCTATTCCATCTGGCAGCGCAGCCCACTATTGCACTCTGCATGGTTGGTTTTCTGGCTGCCGTCACTCAGTCGCCAATCACCTCCGCAATCATTGTGATGGAGATGATTGATAGCCACAGTATGGTGATCAGTCTCATGGCGGTAGCCCTGATTGCCAAGGCTGTCAGTTCAAGAATGGGCCCTGAGTTGTATCAGCAATTGGCGCGAGGCTTTCTCGAGAGTGCAGAAGCTGCCACTAGGCCAAAGAATCCAACTCAATAA
- a CDS encoding DUF2254 domain-containing protein, which produces MIARWRWVTNQLTKRLWFRASLFSLLGVATALLAVVFKDFIPESLPARIGADAVDKILGIIASSMLAVTTFSLSTMVTAYGAASSGVTPRATTLVMEDTTTQNALATFIGSFLFSLVGIIALSTGAYGTQGRVLLFAVTIIVVILIVYTLLRWIDHLSKLGRVGETIDRVEKAAITAITQRVQWPYLGGSAYPTDLSLPPGAITVKSELTGYVQHIDVSALGAIAQDDQIQIYLEVLPGTFVHEGMPLLHIVSLGNTRGGDTDTTREKVLATLTFGVRRTFENDPRFGLCVLSEIASRALSPAVNDPGTAIDVIGRGVRTLTCWSKPHVSGSQTDQGCKQVFLRGLTVDDLFDDFFAPISRDGAALLEVNVRLLKALISLAEINPAIFKEACDRHVDLLMTRAESTLALQHEKDQLSSLARTITR; this is translated from the coding sequence ATGATTGCTCGTTGGCGTTGGGTAACGAATCAACTCACCAAACGGCTGTGGTTCAGAGCCTCCCTATTCTCCCTTCTAGGGGTGGCTACGGCACTGCTCGCTGTTGTATTCAAAGACTTCATTCCGGAGTCATTGCCAGCGCGCATCGGCGCAGATGCCGTAGACAAAATTCTGGGGATCATTGCCTCCAGCATGCTGGCCGTCACAACCTTCTCGTTGAGCACAATGGTCACCGCTTATGGGGCCGCGAGCAGCGGAGTGACACCGCGCGCCACCACCTTGGTAATGGAAGACACGACGACCCAAAATGCCCTTGCCACGTTTATAGGCTCATTCCTGTTTAGCCTAGTGGGGATCATCGCGTTGAGCACGGGTGCTTATGGCACGCAAGGTCGGGTGTTGCTGTTCGCAGTGACGATAATTGTGGTGATCTTGATCGTTTACACCCTCTTGCGCTGGATCGACCACCTTTCAAAACTTGGACGGGTGGGAGAAACCATCGACCGCGTCGAGAAGGCTGCGATAACGGCAATCACTCAACGAGTTCAGTGGCCCTACTTAGGCGGTTCAGCTTACCCGACCGATCTTTCGCTACCTCCTGGCGCAATCACAGTCAAAAGTGAGCTAACAGGCTATGTGCAACATATTGATGTGAGCGCACTTGGAGCCATCGCGCAGGACGATCAAATACAGATTTATCTGGAGGTGCTTCCGGGGACATTTGTGCACGAAGGAATGCCACTGCTCCACATTGTGAGCTTGGGCAACACGAGGGGCGGTGATACCGATACTACAAGAGAGAAGGTTCTAGCGACCCTGACCTTCGGCGTCCGTCGAACCTTTGAAAATGATCCACGCTTCGGACTTTGTGTGCTCTCGGAAATCGCTTCTCGCGCCTTATCGCCTGCAGTGAACGACCCAGGGACAGCCATCGATGTCATTGGCCGGGGAGTGAGGACTTTAACTTGCTGGAGCAAGCCTCACGTCTCTGGCTCGCAAACAGACCAAGGGTGTAAACAGGTCTTTCTCCGAGGATTGACGGTTGATGATCTGTTCGATGATTTTTTTGCCCCGATCAGCAGGGACGGTGCAGCTTTGCTGGAAGTTAACGTGCGCCTGTTGAAAGCCCTCATCAGTCTCGCTGAAATAAACCCAGCGATCTTTAAAGAAGCATGCGACAGGCACGTGGATCTTCTGATGACTCGTGCAGAGTCCACGTTAGCGCTGCAGCATGAGAAGGATCAACTTAGCTCACTGGCTAGAACGATCACGCGGTAG